One region of Triticum aestivum cultivar Chinese Spring chromosome 6B, IWGSC CS RefSeq v2.1, whole genome shotgun sequence genomic DNA includes:
- the LOC123135934 gene encoding uncharacterized protein — protein MAEPARHLADEILEEIFIRLPTPAALARASTASPRFRRIITERPFLRRIRALHPPPLLGFAVDKRAFHHAQEPHPSAPLARALADGADFSYSFVPAPQPHQELLSPWYHRDIRDGRVLLERSYLFGAGAAFPNLAVCDPVSRRYVLLPSIPEEMAVQQERLVEFGPMLGPAAEDEDETSFSVICTACYKSKLVTFVFSSVTGQLCVAASPSWSSLGTAKPTWKGISSFSYLRGCFYWGALWQDKFLVLDTRTMEFSTLNILTGYHMQLLNQPGQDPCSHTIAGGAKGALEMFTPVGDYHSTLLYHTTQQNNGESSNEWKLQRVIALPPESLYFTVGATEGFLFLRGAQWVDDSYGFLPVDFYSLDVKTAELKKVCRVTTHFDRPNVVHSYFGFPPSLSKPSL, from the coding sequence atgGCCGAGCCGGCGCGGCACCTCGCCGACGAGATCCTGGAGGAGATCTTCATTCGCCTGCCCACGCCGGCCGCGCTCGCCCGCGCCTCCACCGCCAGCCCCCGTTTCCGCCGCATCATCACCGAGCGCCCCTTCCTCCGCCGCATCCGCGCTCTCCATCCGCCGCCACTCCTGGGGTTCGCCGTCGACAAGCGCGCCTTCCACCACGCGCAGGAACCTCATCCCTCCGCCCCGCTTGCCCGAGCCCTCGCCGACGGCGCGGATTTCTCCTACTCCTTCGTTCCCGCGCCCCAGCCCCATCAGGAGCTGCTCAGCCCCTGGTACCACCGTGACATCCGCGACGGCCGCGTCCTCCTCGAGCGCAGCTACCTGTTCGGCGCGGGTGCAGCCTTCCCAAACCTCGCCGTGTGCGATCCCGTGTCACGGAGGTACGTGCTGCTCCCGTCCATACCCGAGGAAATGGCCGTCCAGCAAGAGCGCCTTGTCGAATTCGGGCCCATGCTCGGTCCCGCTGCCGAGGATGAGGATGAGACCTCGTTCTCGGTGATCTGCACGGCGTGCTACAAGAGCAAGTTGGTCACATTTGTCTTCTCTTCGGTCACCGGACAATTGTGTGTAGCTGCATCTCCCAGCTGGAGCTCTTTGGGCACAGCTAAGCCCACTTGGAAAGGCATTTCCAGCTTCAGCTACTTGCGTGGCTGCTTCTACTGGGGAGCTCTCTGGCAAGACAAGTTTCTCGTGCTGGACACACGCACAATGGAGTTTTCCACACTGAACATTCTCACAGGCTACCATATGCAGCTTCTAAATCAGCCTGGCCAGGACCCATGCAGTCATACCATTGCTGGTGGTGCAAAAGGAGCGCTCGAGATGTTTACTCCTGTCGGTGATTACCATTCTACCTTGCTGTATCACACCACTCAACAAAACAACGGCGAATCATCCAATGAGTGGAAGCTACAAAGGGTTATAGCGTTGCCTCCCGAATCACTCTATTTTACTGTGGGTGCAACTGAGGGATTCTTATTCCTTCGAGGAGCTCAGTGGgttgatgattcatatgggttcttgCCCGTCGATTTTTATTCTCTGGATGTCAAGACCGCAGAACTTAAGAAGGTCTGTAGGGTAACAACACACTTTGATCGTCCCAATGTTGTTCACTCATACTTTGGCTTCCCACCATCATTGTCCAAACCGAGTCTATGA